The proteins below are encoded in one region of Hordeum vulgare subsp. vulgare chromosome 3H, MorexV3_pseudomolecules_assembly, whole genome shotgun sequence:
- the LOC123444228 gene encoding 60S ribosomal protein L28-1-like yields the protein MATVSDSLVWELVRKNNCFLIKQFGNSNAKVQFSKEPNNLYNVHSYKYSGLANKKTVTVQPAAEKEMTVVLSTTKSKKQNKPAAFTHKTVMRKEFRKMAKAVKNQVSDNYYRPDLTKPALARLSAVYRSLQVAKSGVKKKNRQ from the exons ATGGCGACGGTTTCGGATTCTCTGGTCTGGGAGCTGGTCAGGAAGAACAACTGCTTCCTGATCAAGCAGTTCGGCAACAGCAACGCCAAGGTTCAGTTCAGCAAGGAGCCCAACAACCTCTACAATGTCCACTCCTACAAGTACTCTG GCCTGGCAAACAAGAAGACTGTGACGGTGCAGCCTGCTGCTGAGAAGGAGATGACTGTGGTCCTCTCCACAACcaagtcaaagaagcagaacaagCCTGCGGCCTTCACCCACAAGACTGTCATGCGCAAGGAGTTCCGCAAGATGGCCAAGGCTGTCAAGAACCAG GTCAGTGACAACTACTACAGGCCTGACTTGACCAAGCCTGCTCTTGCAAGACTGAGCGCAGTTTACCGCAGCCTCCAGGTTGCCAAGTCTGGTGTCAAGAAGAAGAACAGGCAGTAA
- the LOC123444227 gene encoding anoctamin-like protein Os01g0706700 has protein sequence MGARGGRGDGGGGEEATDFEVGIVVPKLSRAAAAEAGDDCVARLVRDLEGAGLLVERVRGVLAEFIKLSAPMGILGRAAAEMQMKKLTYIGMELQFEWEQVAAFVRQPDGSLFSWRERFTCFRYLIYGIVNKTNSEISLKFDDKEFYWKQNESLLRRLEDEGVVKLVFPLHEEVKRKQLLRNWALNWRDFTWQPIDEVYSYFGTKIATYFAFLGMYTRWLFFPAVSGLATQLIDFGSLQWLVLPAFFIFVISWAVFFLQFWKRKNSALLARWGINYSFAEYKASANELEPIRHYLSVERVEEKKFDDEPAEKRRLQRNEWSGVLLRIRNNAIIVLGIICLQLPFELAYAHLYEKTETEALRYVLTALYLVAIQYYTRIGGKVSVILIKYENNQGEQSSADSLIYKVFGLYFMQSYIGLFYHASLYRDILRLRQVLIQRLVVSQVLENLIENSIPYLKYSYKKYSAVRKKRQERESPSGKSVRLSTRVEKEYLKLSYTASIGAELEDGLFDDFLELALQFGMIMMFACAFPLIFCFAALNNVTEIRVDALKLLVMLKRPVPRAAATIGAWLNIFQFLIVMAICTNCLLLVCLYDEEGKWRIEPGLAAILIMEHALLLVKFGFSHFVPEEPAWVRANRVRYVAQAQTVCSQQLLRSISKLDTKWE, from the exons ATGGGGGcacggggagggagaggggatggagggggaggggaggaggccacGGACTTCGAGGTCGGCATCGTCGTGCCCAAGCTCTCGCGCGCCGCGGCCGCCGAGGCGGGAGACGACTGCGTGGCGCGCCTCGTGCGCGACCTCGAGGGCGCCGGCCTGCTCGTCGAGCGCGTCcgcggcgtcctcgccgagttcaTCAAG CTGTCTGCGCCCATGGGGATTCTGGGCAGAGCCGCTGCTGAGATGCAGATGAAGAAGCTTACCTACATCG GAATGGAGCTTCAGTTCGAATGGGAACAGGTGGCAGCATTCGTCAGGCAGCCTGATGGTTCCCTCTTTAGCTGGCGAGAGCGGTTTACCTGTTTCCGCTACTTGATATACGGCATT GTGAACAAGACCAACTCTGAAATATCTCTCAAATTTGATGATAAAGAGTTCTACTGGAAACAAAACGAGTCACTATTGCGCAGGCTCGAAGATGAAGGAGTTGTAAAGCTAGTCTTCCCTTTGCATG AGGAAGTTAAAAGGAAACAGCTCCTGAGAAATTGGGCACTTAACTGGCGTGACTTCACATGGCAACCTATTGATGAAGTTTACTCCTATTTTGGAACCAAG ATTGCAACATATTTTGCTTTCCTAGGAATGTATACGCGTTGGCTATTCTTTCCAGCCGTATCTGGACTGGCCACTCAGCTTATAGATTTTGG GTCATTGCAGTGGCTGGTTCTTCCTGCTTTCTTTATCTTCGTAATTTCTTGGGCTGTCTTCTTTTTGCAATTTTGGAAAAGGAAGAATTCAGCACTTCTTGCTAG ATGGGGCATTAATTATTCATTTGCTGAATACAAAGCTTCGGCCAACGAACTGGAACCAATAAGGCATTATCTTTCTGTTGAGCGTGTGGAGGAAAAGAAATTTGATGATGAGCCTGCTGAGAAAAGGAGATTGCAAAGAAATGAGTGGTCCGGTGTCCTTCTAAGAATTAGGAACAATGCGATTATTGTTCTGGGTATTATTTGTCTTCAGCTGCCATTTGAGTTGGCCTATGCTCATTTGTATGAAAAAACTGAAACTGAGGCACTGAG GTATGTGTTGACTGCACTATATCTTGTTGCAATTCAGTATTATACAAGGATAGGTGGAAAGGTGTCTGTCATTCTAATAAAGTATGAAAACAACCAAGGAGAACAGTCCAGTGCTGACAGTTTGATTTATAAG GTTTTCGGTCTATACTTCATGCAATCATATATTGGGTTGTTTTACCATGCTTCCCTTTATCGTGACATTTTGAGACTCCGACAAGTCCTTATTCAGCGTCTAGTCGTGTCTCAG GTGTTGGAAAATCTGATTGAGAATTCTATTCCTTATCTCAAATACAGCTACAAAAAGTACAGTGCTGTTCG CAAGAAAAGACAAGAGAGAGAATCACCATCAGGGAAGTCAGTTCGATTATCAACAAGAGTGGAGAAAGAATATTTAAAACTCTCTTATACTGCAAGCATTGGAGCAGAGCTCGAAGATGGTCTGTTTGATG ATTTTCTTGAACTAGCTCTTCAGTTTGGGATGATCATGATGTTTGCTTGCGCCTTTCCATTGATATTCTGCTTTGCTGCTCTG AACAATGTAACTGAAATAAGAGTGGATGCATTGAAGTTGTTAGTCATGTTGAAAAGACCTGTTCCCCGTGCCGCAGCCACAATTGGAGCGTGGTTGAACATATTCCAG ttcctgatcgTAATGGCAATCTGCACCAACTGCTTGCTTCTTGTTTGTCTATACGACGAGGAGGGTAAATGGCGGATTGAGCCAGGACTCGCGGCAATCCTTATAATGGAGCATGCTCTCCTCTTAGTCAAGTTTGGCTTCTCGCACTTTGTCCCTGAG GAGCCTGCATGGGTGAGAGCAAATCGAGTGCGGTATGTAGCTCAGGCACAGACTGTCTGCTCTCAGCAACTATTGAGGAgcatttcaaaactggatacgaAATGGGAGTGA